The following coding sequences are from one Paraburkholderia caballeronis window:
- a CDS encoding CheR family methyltransferase has protein sequence MDPTRRMRELRMLIERRVGLVIHEHQIEALTRAANDTCRRFGHADLAALLAALSSASDSAPVFEHLVAQITVGESHFFRDDAQMAFLEREFLPGLIAARCAGSRTLRVWSAAASDGQELYSIAIMLRELIEHPEAWNLHLHGTDLNTEALQRATVGSYSPWSLRGLDETRRRLHFGPPGPDGRIRLLPQVRNMARFSYLNLAADTFPSLLNELHAMDLILCRNVFIYFDAQRVREILTRLVDTLAPGGVLLLGASDLVDLHVPGLDTELRPGTCFYRKRAAGSADPGTRHPTPYVQRVSHAPAFAPVRQPPVFDDATGAGRRSVAARPALTRAGTHALSAEPRPASAAAPRVDGSIANLRALEAGGRWQDIVAIAERDPAQLGAQAESALAAARAFGSVGRQDDAQRWCERALSLAPTDANAHFLHALLEQEAGHLERALAAFRRALFLQPDFVLAHYQYGLLLLGSGRRERGLRSLQTVRRLVAHAPADRELQGAEHLSYGRMAQIIDNELSIHHES, from the coding sequence TTGGACCCCACGAGGCGGATGCGCGAGTTGCGCATGCTGATCGAGCGGCGCGTCGGCCTCGTGATCCACGAACATCAGATCGAGGCGCTGACGCGCGCCGCGAACGACACCTGCCGCCGCTTCGGCCACGCGGATCTCGCGGCGCTGCTGGCCGCGCTGTCGTCGGCGTCGGACAGCGCGCCGGTGTTCGAGCATCTGGTCGCGCAGATCACCGTGGGTGAAAGCCACTTCTTTCGCGACGACGCGCAGATGGCGTTTCTCGAACGGGAATTCCTGCCGGGCCTGATCGCAGCGCGCTGCGCCGGCAGCCGCACGCTGCGCGTGTGGAGCGCGGCGGCGTCGGACGGTCAGGAACTCTATTCGATTGCAATCATGCTGCGCGAGCTGATCGAGCATCCGGAAGCATGGAACCTGCACCTGCACGGCACCGACCTCAACACCGAAGCGCTGCAACGGGCGACCGTCGGCAGTTATTCGCCATGGAGCCTGCGCGGACTCGACGAAACCCGGCGCCGGCTGCATTTCGGTCCGCCCGGGCCGGACGGCCGCATCCGGCTGCTGCCGCAGGTGCGCAACATGGCGCGCTTCTCGTATCTGAACCTCGCGGCCGACACGTTCCCGTCGCTGCTGAACGAACTGCACGCGATGGACCTGATCCTGTGCCGCAACGTGTTCATCTATTTCGATGCGCAGCGCGTACGCGAGATCCTGACGCGCCTAGTCGACACGCTCGCGCCCGGCGGCGTGCTGCTGCTCGGCGCGTCGGATCTCGTCGATCTGCACGTGCCGGGACTCGACACCGAACTGCGCCCCGGCACCTGCTTCTATCGCAAGCGCGCGGCCGGGTCCGCCGACCCGGGCACTCGGCACCCAACGCCCTACGTGCAGCGGGTTTCGCATGCGCCGGCGTTCGCGCCGGTCCGGCAGCCGCCCGTCTTCGACGATGCAACCGGAGCGGGCCGCCGCAGCGTCGCCGCCCGCCCCGCGCTGACCCGCGCCGGCACACACGCGCTGTCGGCCGAACCGCGCCCGGCGTCCGCCGCCGCGCCGCGCGTGGACGGGTCGATCGCCAACCTGCGCGCGCTGGAGGCCGGCGGCCGCTGGCAGGACATCGTCGCGATCGCGGAACGCGACCCCGCGCAACTCGGCGCGCAGGCGGAAAGCGCGCTCGCGGCGGCGCGCGCGTTCGGCAGCGTCGGCCGCCAGGACGACGCGCAGCGCTGGTGCGAACGCGCGCTGTCGCTCGCGCCGACCGACGCCAACGCGCACTTCCTGCACGCGCTGCTCGAACAGGAAGCCGGCCATCTGGAGCGCGCGCTGGCCGCGTTCCGCCGCGCGCTGTTCCTGCAACCGGACTTCGTGCTCGCGCATTACCAGTACGGCCTGCTGCTGCTCGGCTCGGGCCGCCGCGAACGCGGCCTGCGCAGCCTGCAGACGGTGCGCCGGCTGGTCGCCCACGCGCCCGCCGACCGCGAACTCCAGGGCGCCGAACATCTGAGCTATGGCCGCATGGCCCAGATCATCGACAACGAACTGTCGATCCATCATGAATCCTGA
- a CDS encoding chemotaxis protein CheW, protein MNPDPDQPPSPLAALLANPDDAKLLHRRALDLARPGASASPQRTEPYLHFRLGAQQSYGIAHALVDEVLAVEDIALVPCAPPAFSGIINRRGQMLPVLDLARLFGLDPANRPRGANHSVVVISAAGLTLGLNVEPPIDIAVYPSDALGPPPHGRLPTAYVSGLIQGQVTLLDMERIVTDLCSEGRHA, encoded by the coding sequence ATGAATCCTGATCCCGACCAGCCGCCATCGCCGCTCGCGGCGCTGCTCGCCAACCCGGACGACGCGAAGCTGCTGCATCGCCGCGCGCTCGATCTCGCGCGCCCGGGCGCGAGCGCGTCGCCCCAGCGCACCGAACCGTATCTGCACTTCCGGCTCGGCGCGCAGCAGAGCTACGGCATCGCGCACGCGCTCGTCGACGAAGTGCTCGCGGTCGAGGACATCGCGCTCGTGCCGTGCGCGCCGCCGGCGTTTTCGGGCATCATCAACCGGCGCGGGCAGATGCTGCCGGTGCTCGATCTCGCGCGCCTGTTCGGGCTCGATCCGGCGAACCGGCCGCGCGGCGCGAACCACAGCGTCGTCGTGATCAGCGCGGCCGGGCTCACGCTCGGCCTGAACGTCGAGCCGCCGATCGACATCGCCGTCTATCCGTCCGACGCGCTCGGCCCGCCGCCGCATGGCCGGCTGCCGACCGCGTATGTCAGCGGCCTGATACAGGGGCAGGTCACGCTGCTCGACATGGAACGGATCGTCACCGACCTTTGCTCCGAGGGACGCCACGCATGA
- a CDS encoding globin-coupled sensor protein, giving the protein MKQENPFGRQFSVSATERDQRLHFIGFTELDARLLRELAPVIEPHADRIVDAFYHNVALHPELIDIIQRAGSTVDRLKAKQRGYLLDMFCGEYGEAYFGQRLAIGVVHNRIGLGPQWFLGSYALYARLIVPLIMRRYRWRPRRQEHAIQALYKIISLDSQLVIDTYVHGVTSELNDALCSYTAFVERVATGQLDSRVALPENAGLAQLGVRLNEMTANLGEMASRTDAASHGLTSMVNALQDAVTTQSSGANQQAAAINETTSTLEEIRAISRQTQEKAEMLGATADRTRTEGERGAEIVDKTIHGMEVVRAQVNDIAEKILALSEQTHQIGEITGTVNSLAQQLKMLSLNASIEAAKAGEAGKGFAVVAAEVKELAEQSQQATVQVNAILQEIQRATDKAVMATEEGSKGVDRGTQMVQQVGDAMQSLMSAIREAAMSSQHIVAAVRQEGIGIDQIATAMREINTATRQAVDSTQQTRQSAEQLSALAREMRDSVRLYRLEP; this is encoded by the coding sequence ATGAAACAGGAAAATCCTTTCGGCCGCCAGTTCAGCGTGTCGGCGACCGAGCGCGACCAGCGCCTGCACTTCATCGGCTTCACGGAACTCGACGCGCGGCTGCTGCGCGAACTCGCGCCCGTGATCGAGCCGCATGCGGACCGCATCGTCGATGCGTTCTATCACAACGTTGCGCTGCATCCGGAGCTGATCGACATCATCCAGCGCGCGGGCTCCACGGTGGACCGGCTCAAGGCGAAGCAGCGCGGCTATCTGCTCGACATGTTCTGCGGCGAATACGGCGAAGCGTATTTCGGGCAGCGCCTCGCGATCGGCGTCGTGCACAACCGCATCGGCCTCGGGCCGCAGTGGTTCCTCGGCAGTTATGCGCTGTACGCGCGGCTGATCGTGCCGCTGATCATGCGCCGCTACCGCTGGCGTCCGCGCAGGCAGGAGCACGCGATCCAGGCGTTGTACAAGATCATCAGCCTCGATTCGCAGCTCGTGATCGACACCTACGTGCACGGCGTCACGTCCGAACTCAACGATGCGCTGTGCAGCTACACCGCGTTCGTCGAGCGGGTCGCGACCGGGCAGCTCGACAGCCGCGTCGCGCTGCCCGAGAACGCCGGCCTCGCGCAGCTCGGCGTGCGGCTCAACGAGATGACCGCGAACCTGGGCGAGATGGCGTCGCGCACCGACGCGGCGAGCCACGGCCTGACCAGCATGGTCAACGCATTGCAGGACGCGGTCACGACCCAGTCGTCGGGCGCGAACCAGCAGGCGGCCGCGATCAACGAAACCACCAGCACGCTCGAAGAAATCCGCGCGATCTCGCGGCAGACCCAGGAGAAGGCGGAGATGCTCGGCGCCACCGCCGACCGCACCCGCACCGAAGGCGAGCGCGGCGCGGAGATCGTCGACAAGACGATACACGGCATGGAAGTGGTGCGCGCGCAGGTCAACGACATCGCGGAGAAGATCCTCGCGCTCAGCGAGCAGACCCACCAGATCGGCGAGATCACCGGCACCGTCAACAGCCTCGCGCAGCAGCTGAAGATGCTGTCGCTGAACGCGTCGATCGAGGCGGCGAAGGCCGGCGAGGCCGGCAAGGGTTTCGCGGTCGTCGCGGCCGAGGTGAAGGAACTCGCGGAGCAGTCGCAGCAGGCGACGGTGCAGGTCAACGCGATTCTCCAGGAGATCCAGCGCGCGACCGACAAGGCCGTGATGGCGACCGAGGAAGGCAGCAAGGGCGTCGATCGCGGCACGCAGATGGTCCAGCAGGTCGGCGACGCGATGCAGAGCCTGATGTCCGCGATCCGCGAGGCCGCGATGTCGAGCCAGCACATCGTCGCGGCGGTGCGCCAGGAAGGCATCGGCATCGACCAGATCGCGACCGCGATGCGCGAGATCAACACCGCGACGCGCCAGGCCGTCGATTCGACCCAGCAGACGAGGCAGTCGGCCGAGCAGTTGAGCGCGCTCGCACGCGAGATGCGCGACAGCGTGCGCCTCTACCGGCTCGAACCCTGA